The Corynebacterium poyangense genome includes a window with the following:
- a CDS encoding MFS transporter: MTTQNTQTERSQSTLKTLAGTGVGNALEWFDWNIYATFAVFFSSQLFNSEDGKSAFLKTMAVFAVGFIARPFGGFFFGWLADRIGRKESLAVAVLCASAGSILIAITPTYHQVGWVASAILLLARLIQGLAHGGELPSAQTYLAEHAPRDKRGLWASSIYVTGTFGILLGMIFGLILESLLSEQQLMAWGWRIPFAVGAVLGISALWMRLHMDESEVFEAEKERKAEAPQAQRNVFVQVAKNWPTALKVVGMTAGLTVSYYVWSVTMPALAQKSFGFSASDAFTASIIGNAVFIISLICWGWASDRIGRKPTMLIAMIGSAILYLPLVHYVVNQQSMFSLVLAISIQLFLLAAFLGHAPATYAEMFDTDQRASGFGIPYALTIAIFGGTAGMIMTWLDNNIHFAYYSIVLLVISAITILTLKETKGVDLHGHYPEEY, translated from the coding sequence GTGACCACCCAGAACACCCAGACTGAGCGGAGCCAATCAACGCTCAAAACTCTTGCCGGAACCGGGGTTGGTAATGCCTTGGAATGGTTTGACTGGAATATCTACGCCACCTTCGCGGTTTTCTTTTCCAGCCAACTTTTCAATAGTGAAGACGGCAAATCAGCCTTCTTAAAAACGATGGCGGTCTTCGCGGTGGGGTTTATTGCCCGCCCCTTCGGCGGTTTCTTCTTCGGTTGGCTAGCAGACCGCATTGGACGTAAAGAATCTCTTGCTGTAGCCGTCCTGTGCGCCTCGGCGGGTTCCATCCTCATCGCTATTACCCCCACCTACCACCAGGTCGGCTGGGTGGCCTCCGCTATTCTTCTGCTCGCTCGCCTCATCCAGGGGCTAGCTCACGGAGGGGAGCTTCCTTCCGCCCAGACCTATTTGGCCGAACACGCTCCCCGAGATAAGCGCGGACTCTGGGCCTCCTCGATTTATGTCACCGGGACTTTCGGAATCCTGCTGGGGATGATCTTCGGGTTGATACTCGAATCCTTGTTGAGTGAGCAACAACTCATGGCCTGGGGCTGGCGCATCCCCTTCGCGGTGGGAGCCGTCTTAGGTATCTCCGCCCTGTGGATGCGTCTCCACATGGATGAATCCGAGGTTTTCGAAGCTGAAAAGGAACGCAAAGCTGAAGCCCCGCAGGCCCAGCGCAATGTTTTCGTCCAGGTCGCCAAGAACTGGCCTACTGCGCTTAAGGTCGTGGGGATGACAGCTGGCCTCACCGTCAGCTACTACGTGTGGTCGGTCACCATGCCGGCTTTGGCTCAAAAGAGCTTTGGGTTTAGCGCCTCCGACGCCTTCACCGCCTCCATCATCGGAAACGCCGTCTTCATCATCTCCTTAATTTGCTGGGGTTGGGCTTCAGACCGCATCGGCCGCAAACCCACCATGCTCATTGCGATGATCGGATCAGCAATCCTCTACCTGCCTCTGGTGCACTACGTCGTCAACCAGCAGAGCATGTTCTCCTTGGTTCTTGCCATCTCCATCCAGCTATTCTTATTGGCGGCTTTCTTGGGGCACGCTCCGGCCACCTACGCGGAGATGTTTGACACGGATCAACGAGCCTCCGGGTTTGGTATCCCCTATGCTCTCACTATCGCTATCTTCGGCGGCACCGCGGGCATGATTATGACCTGGCTAGATAACAACATCCACTTTGCCTATTACTCCATCGTGCTCTTGGTGATTTCAGCAATTACTATCCTCACCCTGAAAGAAACCAAGGGAGTAGATCTTCACGGGCATTATCCTGAGGAATACTAA
- the rlmB gene encoding 23S rRNA (guanosine(2251)-2'-O)-methyltransferase RlmB: MAGNDFRPGRRKKNKKGATKGSGGKNRRSLAGKGPTPKAEDRPYHAAYKRKVERERRNSGRHTREKNNELVVGRNPVIECLHAKVPATQLYVVQGTGHDDRLSEAVTLAHSRSIPVSEIPRQEMDRMTGNGLHQGIGLDMPPFRYTEVHDLIAQAADTPGPGMVVLLDNITDPRNLGAVIRSVAAFGGDGVVIPERRSASVTAVAWRTSAGTAARLPVARATNLTRTVKEFQQNGYQVVGLDSGGTATLDTYSAAETPVLIVVGSEGKGISRLVRENCDVIMSIPMAEWVESLNASVAAGVVLSEFARQRRVN; this comes from the coding sequence ATGGCGGGAAATGATTTTCGGCCCGGGCGGCGGAAGAAGAATAAAAAGGGTGCTACGAAAGGCTCTGGTGGGAAGAATCGACGCAGTTTAGCGGGGAAGGGGCCTACCCCGAAGGCGGAGGATCGGCCCTATCATGCTGCGTATAAGCGAAAGGTTGAGCGGGAACGTCGTAATAGTGGACGCCACACCCGGGAGAAGAATAATGAGTTGGTGGTGGGCCGCAACCCGGTGATCGAATGCCTCCACGCCAAAGTGCCGGCGACGCAACTCTATGTGGTTCAAGGAACCGGCCATGATGATCGCTTAAGCGAGGCGGTTACTCTAGCGCACAGCCGCTCCATTCCGGTCAGTGAAATTCCCCGCCAAGAGATGGATCGGATGACCGGGAACGGTCTTCACCAAGGAATTGGTTTGGACATGCCACCGTTTCGCTACACCGAAGTTCACGACCTTATAGCCCAGGCCGCAGATACCCCGGGGCCGGGGATGGTGGTGTTGCTTGATAACATCACTGACCCGCGAAACCTTGGGGCGGTGATTCGTTCGGTCGCTGCTTTTGGTGGCGATGGGGTCGTTATTCCGGAACGCCGTTCTGCGTCGGTTACCGCTGTGGCGTGGCGTACCTCGGCGGGAACGGCTGCTCGGCTACCGGTAGCGCGGGCGACGAATTTGACGCGAACAGTCAAAGAGTTTCAACAAAACGGGTATCAGGTGGTTGGCTTAGACTCCGGAGGAACAGCCACCCTTGACACTTATAGCGCTGCGGAAACCCCGGTGCTTATTGTGGTGGGTTCTGAAGGTAAAGGGATCTCTCGCCTGGTCCGGGAAAATTGCGACGTCATCATGTCCATCCCGATGGCGGAGTGGGTGGAATCCCTGAATGCATCGGTTGCTGCCGGGGTTGTTCTGAGCGAGTTCGCCCGGCAGCGTCGAGTGAACTAA